The following are encoded together in the Phyllopteryx taeniolatus isolate TA_2022b chromosome 21, UOR_Ptae_1.2, whole genome shotgun sequence genome:
- the fhod3a gene encoding FH1/FH2 domain-containing protein 3 isoform X4, whose protein sequence is MATFVCRIQFLDDTDPFNSTNFPEPTRPPLYTFREDIPLINQLAGIHRLLKAPHKLDDCALQLSHNGTYLDLESSLAEQRDELEGFQQDDTGSRGKKHSVVLRTQLTVRVHACIERLYNSNGRDLRRALFSLKQIFQDDKDLVHEFVMAEGLTCLIKVGAEADQNYQNYILRALGQIMLYVDGMNGVIGHTETIEWLYTLVGSKFRLVVKTAMKLLLVFVEYAESNAPLLIEAIATVDSKRGCKVWSNALEILQEKDGVDTELLVYAMTLINKTLAALPDQDSFYDMVDGLEEQGMETVTQRHLGRKGIDLDLVEQLNIYESTLRHEDGDDDAQPTGRRDRRRASVGGGDKRCGLERRRSRRASLGRSGQASPCSPASPQRAGFHPFNGQRAEEISESSVRHLPSIIQRTIQSITITSKPIHERDPGNWKESPPASTLSSPLMPVSPPPITPPPMPPPLGAPSLLAALLARKRVTNTVPATKEISPPLRGSSYLFPEHPPYKPHSPFHLFSYDLDEETSPQSPSKACMESDNTTPPRNGGLISYSTQRCPSTPTSPRPPLGGLLSSSYRQHQESLAAERERRRMEREERLQRIEREERNKHSRDYVDKMEEARMAREERYKNVERLAAEEYEKERIPRGPRNRPDLDLDLTFEPSETWPSSRRSSTPSSFASQEDAEADNEAEPTASPYAPSEAVEADDSRASVEAEEKEEEQEEQEEEEEEEKKEEAQEEAEVESEEEGEQQEPQATKEHEEAEEDSGILSDKERQNEEVNEKDNCSASSISSASSTLEREERGNSENDLKEEDVNKQCSKLLNSKLFMLDMLYSQNKKPCEEEEDAEKEKEEGEEENKEETHKDADRQPSDEETDDKREDKSEQRGSIRQFAERFGDLIKDSGCAHPDLDSESSDLMALPPPKKESDTIWDQLLASPRELRIGDINFTDLTEDDDVDILDAVLIGSCSDLPPPPPPPLPPSFFPSFPPPPPAIATCPPPPPLSGMMLPPPPPPPSLGSLMPVAPPPEPLLFNKKKKTIRLFWNEVRPELPCRDYKRNGDSVWSKLDSVKLDTAKLEHLFESKSKEMPVTKKTAADSKRQEIIVLDSKRSNAINIGLTVLPPPRTIKTAILNFDEYALNKEGIEKILTMIPTEEEKQKIQEAQLANPDTPLGSAEQFLLTLSSISELSARLQLWAFKMDYEATEKEVAEPLQDLKEGMEQLEKNKTLRYILSTLLAIGNFLNGTNAKGFELTYLQKVPEVKDTVHKQSLLHHACSMVVENYPQSTDLYSEIGAITRSAKVDFDLLQENLGQMERRCKASWDHLKVIAKHEMKPQLKQKMSDFLKDCVERIIILKIVHRRIINRFHSFLLFLGHPAYSTRDISVHRFSKILSEFALEYRTTRDRVLQQKQKRADHRERNKTRGKLIVDVDAAVSCHANVTSSPHTQSDDEEERENGRYGSSSAPSGCQESEQPQGLGHTEDAAEHEHMKAVLRTSLSGGDDKDVSAVPGLRTRTRSRPGRGGASLRARTPAVEDAQVCGDDAADEIMERIVRSATQAPGSRPQPRERRRSRANRKSLRRTLKSGLTPEEALALGLTDSGEPQM, encoded by the exons AAAGACTGTATAACTCCAATGGACGTGACTTGAGAAGGGCGTTGTTCTCACTAAAACAAATCTTTCAG GACGACAAAGACCTGGTCCATGAGTTTGTGATGGCTGAAGGCTTGACGTGTCTCATCAAAGTGGGCGCAGAAGCGGACCAGAACTATCAGAACTACATATTAAGAG CTTTGGGGCAAATAATGCTGTATGTCGATGGGATGAACGGCGTGATTGGCCACACCGAGACAATTGAGTGGCTTTACACGCTTGTCGGCTCAAAG TTCCGTCTCGTGGTAAAAACAGCGATGAAGCTTTTGCTGGTCTTCGTGGAGTACGCCGAGTCCAACGCACCGCTGCTCATAGAAGCCATAGCCACAGTAGATTCCAAGAGAG GTTGCAAAGTGTGGTCCAACGCCTTGGAGATTTTGCAAGAGAAAGATGGCGTGGACACGGAACTGCTGGTCTATGCCATGACCCTCATCAATAAG ACATTGGCAGCCTTACCAGACCAAGATTCCTTCTATGACATGGTTGACGGTCTGGAGGAGCAGGGAATGGAGACAGTAACCCAGAGACACCTGGGTCGGAAAGGCATTGACCTGGACTTGGTTGAGCAGCTTAACATCTATGAG TCCACGCTCCGGCACGAGGATGGCGACGATGACGCCCAGCCAACGGGGCGACGGGATCGCCGGCGGGCGAGCGTCGGGGGCGGGGATAAGCGGTGCGGCTTGGAGAGGAGGCGGAGCCGCAGGGCTTCTCTCGGTCGATCTGGTCAGGCGTCCCCCTGCAGTCCTGCATCCCCGCAGAGAGCGGGCTTCCATCCTTTTAACGGACAGAGAGCCGAGGAGATAAGCGAGAG CTCGGTTAGGCACCTTCCATCCATCATTCAACGGACGATCCAATCCATCACCATCACATCTAAACCCATACACGAGCGGGACCCAGGGAATTGGAAAGAATCACCTCCTGCCAGCACCCTGAGCTCCCCCTTGATGCCCGTGTCCCCTCCTCCCATAACCCCTCCTcccatgcccccccccctcggCGCCCCCTCGCTTTTGGCCGCACTGTTGGCCAGGAAGAGGGTTACCAACACCGTGCCAGCCACCAAGGAGATCAGCCCGCCGTTGCGTGGCAGCTCGTATCTCTTCCCTGAGCACCCTCCCTACAAGCCCCACTCGCCCTTCCACCTCTTCTCCTACGACCTGGATGAAGAGACGTCACCCCAATCTCCATCCAAAGCCTGTATGGAGTCAGACAATACGACACCTCCAAG AAACGGAGGTCTCATTTCCTACTCGACTCAAAGGTGCCCCTCTACGCCCACCAGTCCCAG GCCTCCTCTGGGAGGTCTCCTGTCCTCCTCCTACCGGCAACACCAAGAGTCTTTGGCAGCCGAACGAGAGCGGCGCCGCATGGAGAGAGAGGAGCGGCTGCAAAGGATCGAACGGGAGGAAAGGAACAAACACAG CCGAGACTATGTGGATAAAATGGAAGAGGCCAGAATGGCGCGGGAAGAGAG GTATAAGAACGTGGAGCGCCTGGCAGCCGAGGAGTACGAGAAGGAGCGCATACCCCGCGGGCCGAGGAATCGCCCCGACCTCGACCTCGACCTGACCTTCGAACCCTCCGAGACGTGGCCGTCGTCAAGGCGCAGCAGTACCCCATCCTCCTTCGCCTCCCAGGAGGACGCCGAGGCCGACAACGAAGCAGAGCCCACCGCCAGCCCTTACGCACCCTCTGAAGCTG TGGAGGCCGATGACTCCAGGGCCAGCGTAGAAGCTgaggagaaagaggaagaacaagaagagcaagaggaggaggaggaggaggagaaaaaggaggaagCGCAGGAGGAAGCAGAGGTAGAAAGCGAGGAGGAAGGTGAGCAGCAGGAGCCTCAAGCGACGAAGGAGCacgaggaggcggaggaggacaGCGGCATCCTGAGCGACAAGGAGCGGCAGAATGAGGAGGTGAACGAGAAGGACAACTGCTCGGCTTCCAGCATCTCTTCAGCCAGCAGCACCCTGGAGAGAGAGGAGCGAGGGAACAGCGAGAATG ACCTCAAAGAAGAAGACgtaaacaaacagtgcagcaaactTCTCAACAGCAAGCTCTTCATGCTGGACATGTTGTACTCGCAAAACAAGAAGCcctgtgaggaagaggaggacgcagagaaggagaaagaggaaggagaggaggagaacAAAGAGGAGACGCACAAGGACGCTGACAGACAGCCGAGCGATGAAGAGACTGACGACAAACGGGAGGACAAATCCGAGCAGCGGGGGAGCATACGGCAGTTCGCCGAGCGCTTCGGAGACTTGATCAAGGACAGTGGCTGCGCGCACCCTGACCTGGATAGCGAATCCAGTGATCTAATGGCACTTCCCCCTCCCAAAAAGGAGTCCGACACAATCTGGGACCAACTCCTGGCCAGCCCTCGAGAGCTGCGCATCGGCGACATCAACTTCACCGACCTGACGGAGGACGACGACGTGGATATCCTGGATGCCGTTCTGATTGGCAGCTGCAGTGACCTCCCGCCCCCTCCGCCTCCTCCGCTTCCCCCTTCCTTCTTCCCCtccttccccccacccccgcccgcGATCGCCACTTGTCCACCACCACCTCCCTTGTCCGGGATgatgcttcctcctcctcctcctcccccttcgCTCGGCTCCCTGATGCCAGTGGCTCCTCCTCCTGAGCCTCTTCTCttcaacaagaagaagaagacaattaGGTTATTCTGGAATGAG GTACGTCCAGAGTTGCCATGCAGGGACTACAAGAGGAACGGAGACTCCGTCTGGTCCAAACTGGATTCAGTGAAATTAGACACAGCCAAACTGGAACATCTGTTTGAGTCCAAGTCAAAAGAAATGCCTGTGACTAAG AAAACGGCGGCGGACAGCAAGCGTCAAGAGATCATCGTATTGGATTCCAAAAGGAGCAACGCCATCAACATCGGTCTGACCGTTCTGCCTCCCCCTCGCACCATCAAGACGGCCATCCTCAACTTTGATGAATACGCGCTCAACAAGGAGGGCATTGAG AAAATCCTCACGATGATCCCCACGGAGGAGGAGAAGCAGAAGATCCAGGAGGCTCAACTGGCTAATCCTGACACCCCGCTGGGCTCAGCCGAGCAGTTCTTGCTCACTTTGTCCTCCATCAGCGAGCTGTCTGCCCGACTTCAGCTGTGGGCCTTTAAGATGGACTACGAGGCAACTGAGAAG GAAGTAGCTGAGCCACTGCAGGATCTAAAAGAGGGTATGGAACAACTGGAGAAGAACAAGACTCTACGGTACATCCTCTCCACGCTGCTCGCTATCGGAAACTTCCTCAATGGAACCAAC GCTAAAGGTTTTGAGCTGACGTACTTGCAGAAGGTGCCAGAAGTGAAGGACACAGTCCATAAACAGTCGTTGCTGCATCACGCCTGCTCCATGGTGGTGGAGAACTACCCTCAAAGCACGGACCTCTACTCGGAAATCGGAGCCATAACACGTTCCGCAAAG GTGGATTTCGACCTGCTGCAGGAGAACCTGGGTCAGATGGAGCGCCGCTGCAAAGCCTCGTGGGACCACCTGAAGGTGATTGCCAAGCACGAGATGAAACCGCAACTCAAGCAGAAGATGTCGGACTTCCTCAAAGACTGCGTGGAGAGAATCATCATCCTCAAGATTGTCCACCGCAGGATCATCAATAG GTTCCATTCGTTCCTGTTGTTTCTGGGGCATCCGGCATACAGCACGAGAGACATCAGCGTGCACAGGTTCAGTAAGATCCTCAGCGAGTTCGCTCTGGAGTACCGGACCACCCGAGACCGCGTGCTGCAGCAGAAACAGAAACGCGCCGACCACCGCGAGCGCAACAAGACGCGAGGGAAGCTGATCGTGGACGTCGACGCCGCAGTGAGTTGTCACGCCAACGTGACCTCTTCGCCACACACTCAG tctgatgatgaagaggagcgCGAG AATGGGAGATATGGTTCAAGCAGCGCCCCTAGTGGTTGCCAGGAGAGCGAGCAGCCCCAAGGTCTGGGCCACACGGAGGATGCCGCTGAACATGAGCATATGAAAGCGGTTTTGAGAACAAGCCTAAGCGGCGGCGATGACAAGGACGTCAGCGCTGTACCGGGTCTGCGGACACGCACTCGATCGCGACCAGGACGGGGAG GTGCCAGCTTGCGGGCGCGGACCCCGGCTGTGGAAGACGCTCAGGTGTGCGGAGACGACGCCGCAGATGAGATCATGGAGCGCATCGTGAGGTCCGCCACTCAGGCTCCAGGAAGTAGACCGCAACCTCGGGAGAGGAGGAGGTCTAGGGCCAACCGGAAATCCT TGAGGCGGACCCTGAAGAGCGGTTTGACCCCGGAGGAGGCCTTGGCGTTGGGTTTAACCGATTCTGGCGAGCCGCAGATGTAA
- the fhod3a gene encoding FH1/FH2 domain-containing protein 3 isoform X5, with translation MATFVCRIQFLDDTDPFNSTNFPEPTRPPLYTFREDIPLINQLAGIHRLLKAPHKLDDCALQLSHNGTYLDLESSLAEQRDELEGFQQDDTGSRGKKHSVVLRTQLTVRVHACIERLYNSNGRDLRRALFSLKQIFQDDKDLVHEFVMAEGLTCLIKVGAEADQNYQNYILRALGQIMLYVDGMNGVIGHTETIEWLYTLVGSKFRLVVKTAMKLLLVFVEYAESNAPLLIEAIATVDSKRGCKVWSNALEILQEKDGVDTELLVYAMTLINKTLAALPDQDSFYDMVDGLEEQGMETVTQRHLGRKGIDLDLVEQLNIYESTLRHEDGDDDAQPTGRRDRRRASVGGGDKRCGLERRRSRRASLGRSGQASPCSPASPQRAGFHPFNGQRAEEISERNGGLISYSTQRCPSTPTSPRPPLGGLLSSSYRQHQESLAAERERRRMEREERLQRIEREERNKHSRDYVDKMEEARMAREERYKNVERLAAEEYEKERIPRGPRNRPDLDLDLTFEPSETWPSSRRSSTPSSFASQEDAEADNEAEPTASPYAPSEAVEADDSRASVEAEEKEEEQEEQEEEEEEEKKEEAQEEAEVESEEEGEQQEPQATKEHEEAEEDSGILSDKERQNEEVNEKDNCSASSISSASSTLEREERGNSENDLKEEDVNKQCSKLLNSKLFMLDMLYSQNKKPCEEEEDAEKEKEEGEEENKEETHKDADRQPSDEETDDKREDKSEQRGSIRQFAERFGDLIKDSGCAHPDLDSESSDLMALPPPKKESDTIWDQLLASPRELRIGDINFTDLTEDDDVDILDAVLIGSCSDLPPPPPPPLPPSFFPSFPPPPPAIATCPPPPPLSGMMLPPPPPPPSLGSLMPVAPPPEPLLFNKKKKTIRLFWNEVRPELPCRDYKRNGDSVWSKLDSVKLDTAKLEHLFESKSKEMPVTKKTAADSKRQEIIVLDSKRSNAINIGLTVLPPPRTIKTAILNFDEYALNKEGIEKILTMIPTEEEKQKIQEAQLANPDTPLGSAEQFLLTLSSISELSARLQLWAFKMDYEATEKEVAEPLQDLKEGMEQLEKNKTLRYILSTLLAIGNFLNGTNAKGFELTYLQKVPEVKDTVHKQSLLHHACSMVVENYPQSTDLYSEIGAITRSAKVDFDLLQENLGQMERRCKASWDHLKVIAKHEMKPQLKQKMSDFLKDCVERIIILKIVHRRIINRFHSFLLFLGHPAYSTRDISVHRFSKILSEFALEYRTTRDRVLQQKQKRADHRERNKTRGKLIVDVDAAVSCHANVTSSPHTQSDDEEERENGRYGSSSAPSGCQESEQPQGLGHTEDAAEHEHMKAVLRTSLSGGDDKDVSAVPGLRTRTRSRPGRGGASLRARTPAVEDAQVCGDDAADEIMERIVRSATQAPGSRPQPRERRRSRANRKSLRRTLKSGLTPEEALALGLTDSGEPQM, from the exons AAAGACTGTATAACTCCAATGGACGTGACTTGAGAAGGGCGTTGTTCTCACTAAAACAAATCTTTCAG GACGACAAAGACCTGGTCCATGAGTTTGTGATGGCTGAAGGCTTGACGTGTCTCATCAAAGTGGGCGCAGAAGCGGACCAGAACTATCAGAACTACATATTAAGAG CTTTGGGGCAAATAATGCTGTATGTCGATGGGATGAACGGCGTGATTGGCCACACCGAGACAATTGAGTGGCTTTACACGCTTGTCGGCTCAAAG TTCCGTCTCGTGGTAAAAACAGCGATGAAGCTTTTGCTGGTCTTCGTGGAGTACGCCGAGTCCAACGCACCGCTGCTCATAGAAGCCATAGCCACAGTAGATTCCAAGAGAG GTTGCAAAGTGTGGTCCAACGCCTTGGAGATTTTGCAAGAGAAAGATGGCGTGGACACGGAACTGCTGGTCTATGCCATGACCCTCATCAATAAG ACATTGGCAGCCTTACCAGACCAAGATTCCTTCTATGACATGGTTGACGGTCTGGAGGAGCAGGGAATGGAGACAGTAACCCAGAGACACCTGGGTCGGAAAGGCATTGACCTGGACTTGGTTGAGCAGCTTAACATCTATGAG TCCACGCTCCGGCACGAGGATGGCGACGATGACGCCCAGCCAACGGGGCGACGGGATCGCCGGCGGGCGAGCGTCGGGGGCGGGGATAAGCGGTGCGGCTTGGAGAGGAGGCGGAGCCGCAGGGCTTCTCTCGGTCGATCTGGTCAGGCGTCCCCCTGCAGTCCTGCATCCCCGCAGAGAGCGGGCTTCCATCCTTTTAACGGACAGAGAGCCGAGGAGATAAGCGAGAG AAACGGAGGTCTCATTTCCTACTCGACTCAAAGGTGCCCCTCTACGCCCACCAGTCCCAG GCCTCCTCTGGGAGGTCTCCTGTCCTCCTCCTACCGGCAACACCAAGAGTCTTTGGCAGCCGAACGAGAGCGGCGCCGCATGGAGAGAGAGGAGCGGCTGCAAAGGATCGAACGGGAGGAAAGGAACAAACACAG CCGAGACTATGTGGATAAAATGGAAGAGGCCAGAATGGCGCGGGAAGAGAG GTATAAGAACGTGGAGCGCCTGGCAGCCGAGGAGTACGAGAAGGAGCGCATACCCCGCGGGCCGAGGAATCGCCCCGACCTCGACCTCGACCTGACCTTCGAACCCTCCGAGACGTGGCCGTCGTCAAGGCGCAGCAGTACCCCATCCTCCTTCGCCTCCCAGGAGGACGCCGAGGCCGACAACGAAGCAGAGCCCACCGCCAGCCCTTACGCACCCTCTGAAGCTG TGGAGGCCGATGACTCCAGGGCCAGCGTAGAAGCTgaggagaaagaggaagaacaagaagagcaagaggaggaggaggaggaggagaaaaaggaggaagCGCAGGAGGAAGCAGAGGTAGAAAGCGAGGAGGAAGGTGAGCAGCAGGAGCCTCAAGCGACGAAGGAGCacgaggaggcggaggaggacaGCGGCATCCTGAGCGACAAGGAGCGGCAGAATGAGGAGGTGAACGAGAAGGACAACTGCTCGGCTTCCAGCATCTCTTCAGCCAGCAGCACCCTGGAGAGAGAGGAGCGAGGGAACAGCGAGAATG ACCTCAAAGAAGAAGACgtaaacaaacagtgcagcaaactTCTCAACAGCAAGCTCTTCATGCTGGACATGTTGTACTCGCAAAACAAGAAGCcctgtgaggaagaggaggacgcagagaaggagaaagaggaaggagaggaggagaacAAAGAGGAGACGCACAAGGACGCTGACAGACAGCCGAGCGATGAAGAGACTGACGACAAACGGGAGGACAAATCCGAGCAGCGGGGGAGCATACGGCAGTTCGCCGAGCGCTTCGGAGACTTGATCAAGGACAGTGGCTGCGCGCACCCTGACCTGGATAGCGAATCCAGTGATCTAATGGCACTTCCCCCTCCCAAAAAGGAGTCCGACACAATCTGGGACCAACTCCTGGCCAGCCCTCGAGAGCTGCGCATCGGCGACATCAACTTCACCGACCTGACGGAGGACGACGACGTGGATATCCTGGATGCCGTTCTGATTGGCAGCTGCAGTGACCTCCCGCCCCCTCCGCCTCCTCCGCTTCCCCCTTCCTTCTTCCCCtccttccccccacccccgcccgcGATCGCCACTTGTCCACCACCACCTCCCTTGTCCGGGATgatgcttcctcctcctcctcctcccccttcgCTCGGCTCCCTGATGCCAGTGGCTCCTCCTCCTGAGCCTCTTCTCttcaacaagaagaagaagacaattaGGTTATTCTGGAATGAG GTACGTCCAGAGTTGCCATGCAGGGACTACAAGAGGAACGGAGACTCCGTCTGGTCCAAACTGGATTCAGTGAAATTAGACACAGCCAAACTGGAACATCTGTTTGAGTCCAAGTCAAAAGAAATGCCTGTGACTAAG AAAACGGCGGCGGACAGCAAGCGTCAAGAGATCATCGTATTGGATTCCAAAAGGAGCAACGCCATCAACATCGGTCTGACCGTTCTGCCTCCCCCTCGCACCATCAAGACGGCCATCCTCAACTTTGATGAATACGCGCTCAACAAGGAGGGCATTGAG AAAATCCTCACGATGATCCCCACGGAGGAGGAGAAGCAGAAGATCCAGGAGGCTCAACTGGCTAATCCTGACACCCCGCTGGGCTCAGCCGAGCAGTTCTTGCTCACTTTGTCCTCCATCAGCGAGCTGTCTGCCCGACTTCAGCTGTGGGCCTTTAAGATGGACTACGAGGCAACTGAGAAG GAAGTAGCTGAGCCACTGCAGGATCTAAAAGAGGGTATGGAACAACTGGAGAAGAACAAGACTCTACGGTACATCCTCTCCACGCTGCTCGCTATCGGAAACTTCCTCAATGGAACCAAC GCTAAAGGTTTTGAGCTGACGTACTTGCAGAAGGTGCCAGAAGTGAAGGACACAGTCCATAAACAGTCGTTGCTGCATCACGCCTGCTCCATGGTGGTGGAGAACTACCCTCAAAGCACGGACCTCTACTCGGAAATCGGAGCCATAACACGTTCCGCAAAG GTGGATTTCGACCTGCTGCAGGAGAACCTGGGTCAGATGGAGCGCCGCTGCAAAGCCTCGTGGGACCACCTGAAGGTGATTGCCAAGCACGAGATGAAACCGCAACTCAAGCAGAAGATGTCGGACTTCCTCAAAGACTGCGTGGAGAGAATCATCATCCTCAAGATTGTCCACCGCAGGATCATCAATAG GTTCCATTCGTTCCTGTTGTTTCTGGGGCATCCGGCATACAGCACGAGAGACATCAGCGTGCACAGGTTCAGTAAGATCCTCAGCGAGTTCGCTCTGGAGTACCGGACCACCCGAGACCGCGTGCTGCAGCAGAAACAGAAACGCGCCGACCACCGCGAGCGCAACAAGACGCGAGGGAAGCTGATCGTGGACGTCGACGCCGCAGTGAGTTGTCACGCCAACGTGACCTCTTCGCCACACACTCAG tctgatgatgaagaggagcgCGAG AATGGGAGATATGGTTCAAGCAGCGCCCCTAGTGGTTGCCAGGAGAGCGAGCAGCCCCAAGGTCTGGGCCACACGGAGGATGCCGCTGAACATGAGCATATGAAAGCGGTTTTGAGAACAAGCCTAAGCGGCGGCGATGACAAGGACGTCAGCGCTGTACCGGGTCTGCGGACACGCACTCGATCGCGACCAGGACGGGGAG GTGCCAGCTTGCGGGCGCGGACCCCGGCTGTGGAAGACGCTCAGGTGTGCGGAGACGACGCCGCAGATGAGATCATGGAGCGCATCGTGAGGTCCGCCACTCAGGCTCCAGGAAGTAGACCGCAACCTCGGGAGAGGAGGAGGTCTAGGGCCAACCGGAAATCCT TGAGGCGGACCCTGAAGAGCGGTTTGACCCCGGAGGAGGCCTTGGCGTTGGGTTTAACCGATTCTGGCGAGCCGCAGATGTAA